A window from Borrelia sp. P9F1 encodes these proteins:
- a CDS encoding PTS lactose/cellobiose transporter subunit IIA has product MLSDELNRYIGDKFVLILDKASSVRHRLYKLLKEVKRGNFDDVEYELSEIETLITNINALQAEFMSDGKFIQNVYLSLTVFNMQNCIIGLLSEKNLIEELIYLNKKIQGQ; this is encoded by the coding sequence ATGTTAAGCGATGAGTTGAATAGATATATTGGCGATAAGTTTGTGTTGATTCTAGATAAGGCTAGCAGTGTAAGGCATAGACTTTACAAACTTTTAAAGGAGGTTAAGAGAGGAAATTTTGATGATGTTGAATATGAACTTAGTGAAATTGAGACTTTAATTACCAACATTAATGCTTTGCAGGCAGAATTTATGAGTGACGGTAAATTTATACAAAATGTGTATTTATCATTGACTGTGTTTAACATGCAAAACTGTATCATAGGTCTATTGAGTGAAAAGAATCTTATTGAAGAGCTTATTTATCTGAATAAAAAGATACAGGGTCAATAG
- the phoU gene encoding phosphate signaling complex protein PhoU → MIRRKLTKQLEVIKDYLWDMKECVLKIIENSLIALESRDKNLAKKIINEDEKIIDDYQYDIEDLCGRIIATEHPVATELREILAIIKIISSLERIADHSTKIVKVVLLLESNVTDFCTANLYLKPLREMADTAKDMLSNIFDAYFDGDFTKILKIVKYDNIIDKLFSKQKTVVIDAMKNNPENLDYLLNILFLNSFLERVGDHVATIGELLYFVKVGEKVNLT, encoded by the coding sequence ATGATTAGACGCAAACTTACTAAACAACTTGAAGTGATAAAAGATTATCTTTGGGATATGAAAGAATGTGTTCTTAAAATAATAGAGAATTCTTTAATAGCTTTAGAATCTAGGGACAAAAATTTGGCTAAAAAGATCATTAATGAGGATGAAAAAATAATAGACGATTATCAGTATGATATTGAGGATTTATGTGGAAGAATTATTGCTACAGAACATCCTGTGGCTACTGAACTTAGGGAAATTTTAGCGATTATTAAGATAATAAGTTCCCTTGAGCGTATTGCGGACCATTCTACTAAAATTGTAAAGGTTGTGCTTCTCTTGGAATCTAATGTGACGGATTTTTGCACTGCTAATCTTTATCTTAAACCTCTAAGAGAAATGGCAGATACAGCAAAGGATATGCTTTCAAATATTTTTGATGCTTACTTTGATGGGGACTTTACTAAAATACTTAAAATAGTAAAGTACGACAACATTATAGATAAATTATTTTCTAAGCAAAAAACAGTTGTAATTGATGCTATGAAAAATAATCCGGAAAATTTGGATTATCTTCTAAATATCTTGTTTTTAAATAGCTTTCTAGAAAGAGTTGGAGACCATGTTGCTACAATAGGTGAATTGCTTTACTTTGTGAAGGTGGGGGAAAAAGTAAATTTGACCTAG
- a CDS encoding peptidylprolyl isomerase, whose amino-acid sequence MHKRVKRVEVDASKVGSFDSDDKRVGVWGLLALILIVFGFIIAPLIPALVESTDSSGLKFGSYKGQPIYYEKDSRFARYVSHYSNLYSRFMQNKSNSDMEYSIWNFAFVKHVEDLAFLDLARANSFYVSKDMLNKNLMNSPVYLDSTGNFSPKRYDKVSDYQKFKIQSEMVEDLLSSNIQILLNSSLIFADSLPNAIRDMAKVRRNISYIVLSYQDFPQDELISYAERDLNLFKSIEVASIRFKNLGEANDAYEKLSKNMPFEEVAKVYSENIANFKGVISSRKYYFDFELAFERKEDVGSVFSLKVNEFSKPIKSKDGSGYEIYKILGSVHDFDKKSEHDVSVVRNYVETYEPSVIETFLENKLDGVVVEMGTDGVQKALRNHKLALKKDIVNLAYNMSVYPSTLGEELSGFKDSKDFYDIIFALKENHWSKPFLADRKIYVFSLNLRGGYSVESNHVKEDVIFDNLYQASNRLVIDSMLNKNNFEENFSEAFFALQNFN is encoded by the coding sequence ATGCACAAGAGAGTGAAACGGGTAGAGGTAGATGCGTCTAAGGTTGGTTCTTTTGATTCTGATGATAAGAGGGTTGGTGTTTGGGGTCTTTTAGCGCTTATACTGATTGTGTTTGGGTTCATTATTGCGCCCTTGATTCCGGCTTTGGTTGAGAGTACTGATTCATCTGGGTTGAAATTTGGTTCTTATAAGGGGCAACCAATTTATTATGAAAAGGATAGTAGATTTGCTAGATATGTTAGTCATTACTCAAATCTCTATTCTAGATTCATGCAGAATAAAAGTAATTCTGATATGGAGTACTCTATCTGGAACTTTGCTTTTGTGAAGCACGTGGAGGATCTTGCTTTTCTTGATTTAGCAAGAGCTAATAGCTTTTATGTTTCAAAGGATATGTTAAATAAGAATTTAATGAATTCTCCTGTGTACCTGGATTCTACTGGTAATTTCAGTCCTAAGAGGTATGATAAGGTTTCTGATTACCAGAAGTTTAAAATCCAGAGTGAAATGGTGGAGGATTTACTCTCTTCTAACATACAGATTTTATTGAATAGTAGCTTGATATTTGCAGATTCTCTTCCTAATGCGATTAGGGATATGGCTAAAGTTAGGAGAAATATTTCATATATTGTGCTTTCATATCAAGATTTTCCACAAGATGAATTAATTTCCTATGCCGAAAGAGATTTGAATTTATTTAAAAGTATTGAAGTTGCGTCCATTCGATTTAAAAATTTAGGAGAGGCAAATGATGCTTATGAAAAGTTGTCCAAGAATATGCCTTTTGAGGAAGTTGCTAAAGTTTACTCTGAGAATATTGCCAATTTTAAGGGAGTTATTTCTTCTAGGAAGTACTATTTTGATTTTGAGCTTGCTTTTGAGAGAAAGGAAGACGTGGGGTCTGTTTTTTCTTTGAAGGTAAATGAGTTTTCCAAGCCAATTAAAAGCAAGGATGGGAGTGGATATGAGATCTATAAGATATTAGGTAGTGTTCATGATTTTGATAAAAAATCGGAACATGATGTTAGTGTGGTTAGAAACTATGTAGAAACTTATGAACCGAGCGTTATTGAGACTTTTCTTGAAAATAAGCTTGATGGTGTTGTTGTTGAGATGGGTACCGATGGGGTGCAAAAAGCTCTTAGAAACCATAAATTGGCACTAAAAAAAGATATTGTAAATCTTGCTTACAATATGAGCGTTTATCCTAGCACTTTGGGAGAGGAATTATCGGGGTTTAAAGACAGTAAAGATTTTTATGATATTATCTTTGCTTTAAAAGAAAACCATTGGTCTAAGCCTTTTTTGGCAGATCGTAAGATTTATGTGTTTTCCTTAAACTTAAGAGGTGGTTATTCTGTTGAGTCTAATCATGTTAAAGAAGATGTTATTTTTGATAATCTTTATCAGGCAAGTAACAGGTTAGTGATAGATTCTATGTTAAATAAAAATAACTTTGAAGAGAATTTTAGTGAGGCATTTTTTGCTTTGCAGAACTTTAATTGA
- a CDS encoding protein-glutamate O-methyltransferase CheR, which produces MKDNSFTIHIRPNELGRLIKIVYDNFGINLSEKKKLLIESRLSSTIKAKSFGSFTEYIDYLESGESQLPLIELVDKISTNHTYFFREPNHFELLERELLPKMINRMARSEEKEVRIWSAGCSSGEEPYTIAMIINEYINSNKIYLKAKILATDISVTVLREASQGIYPGDRVKTLPKHLKFKYLNQLKGDKFEVKDILKTMVQFKKLNLMDEYFPFRKKFDLIFCRNVMIYFDETTRDLLAEKFSKHLKGDCYLLIGHSETIRGNKNFEYVMPATYKKIN; this is translated from the coding sequence ATGAAAGATAACAGTTTTACTATTCATATAAGACCGAACGAGCTCGGTAGGCTCATAAAGATAGTTTACGATAATTTTGGGATTAACCTCAGTGAGAAGAAGAAGTTGTTGATTGAGAGTCGCCTTTCGTCAACGATTAAGGCAAAAAGTTTTGGCAGTTTCACGGAGTATATTGACTACTTAGAAAGTGGTGAAAGTCAATTGCCCTTAATAGAGTTGGTGGATAAAATATCAACAAATCATACTTATTTTTTCAGAGAGCCTAATCATTTCGAGCTCCTTGAAAGAGAGCTTTTGCCGAAAATGATTAATAGGATGGCAAGATCGGAAGAGAAAGAGGTTCGTATATGGTCAGCTGGTTGTTCAAGTGGGGAAGAGCCATACACGATTGCAATGATAATAAATGAGTACATAAACAGTAATAAAATTTATTTAAAGGCAAAAATCTTGGCAACCGATATTTCAGTTACCGTATTAAGAGAAGCTAGCCAAGGAATTTACCCAGGAGATCGCGTAAAAACCCTGCCTAAGCATTTAAAATTTAAATACTTAAATCAACTTAAGGGTGACAAATTTGAAGTCAAAGATATACTTAAGACAATGGTTCAATTTAAAAAATTAAATTTAATGGATGAGTATTTCCCATTCAGAAAGAAATTTGATTTAATTTTTTGCAGAAATGTAATGATTTATTTCGATGAAACAACTAGAGATCTGCTTGCTGAAAAATTTAGCAAACACCTAAAAGGTGACTGCTATCTACTTATCGGCCACTCGGAAACAATTAGAGGAAATAAAAACTTCGAGTATGTTATGCCAGCAACATATAAGAAAATAAATTAA